A segment of the Collimonas fungivorans genome:
GTCCATCGTGCTGTATGCCAAATCGCAGGCAACGGTGCTGATCCAGGGGGAAACCGGCACGGGCAAGGAACTGGTGGCGCAAGCGATCCACCGCGAAAATTCGCGCGCCCTCGCCGGCAACAAACCGTTCGTCGCGGTCAATTGCGGTGCGATTGCGGAATCGCTGCTGGAGTCGGAGCTGTTCGGTTACGAGGAAGGCGCGTTCACCGGTTCGCGCCGCGGCGGCCATGCCGGCCTGTTCGAAGCGGCGCACCGCGGCACGCTGTTCCTGGATGAAATCGGCGAAATGCCGCTGGCGCTGCAAACCCGTTTGCTGCGGGTGCTGGAAGAGCGCGAAGTGGTGCGGGTCGGCGGCACGCGGCCGATTGCAGTCGAAGTGCGCATCATCAGCGCCACCCATTGCGACCTCGAGCAGCGCATCCGCGAAGGCCGTTTCCGCGCCGACCTGTTCTATCGCCTGGCGGTGCTGCGCCTGACGCTGGCGCCGCTGCGCCAACGCCCGCAAGACCTGATCGCGCTGGCCGAATGGTGCTTGAAAAAAGCGCTGGCCGCGCTGGGCGCTCGCCCGCACCCGAACCTGCATGCCGAAATCGTCGCCTGCACGCCCCTGCTCAGCGCCTACGCCTGGCCCGGCAATGCGCGCGAAGTACGCAACCTGATGGAAAGGCTGGCGCTGTTCCTGGCGGCCGAACCACTGCAGGCGTTGTCGCCGGCCTTCATCGCCAGCATTGCGCCGGAGTTCGCCCAGGCGGCAGCAACGCCAGCCGTCGCAGCAACAGCCGCAGACGCCGCACCACAAACCGCCGAAAACATCGCGCAAGTGCTGGCCCGCTTTGACGGCAACCGCGCAGCTGCCGCCAGACATCTCGGAATCAGCCGCACTACGCTGTGGCGCAAAATCAAGGGGTCGTGAAAGCCCTCCCGAGTTAACCCGAGGACGAAAAAAAGCCGCCCATAAAGGCGGCTTTTCTTGAGAAGCCGTTTGATTACAACGGCTGATATTCTTGGCGAGACGGGGATTCGAACCCCGGATAGGCCATGAAACCACCATTCCAAGTATATATTTTTTATTTAAAATCAAAGACTTACCTTTTATTTATTGCGATATTAA
Coding sequences within it:
- the prpR gene encoding propionate catabolism operon regulatory protein PrpR, which produces MQPSSPARRDASNAGDSNQKPVIWTVSVSRLSDLFRDITLEYDDRATIEPIELGFDEAARHIRERMETERCDAVISAGSNGAYLKSRLSVPVVIAKASGFDVLQALARARKITPDIGIVTYQSSMPALKEFRDAFGFNILQRDYATEEDARAQINELKARGVKAIVGAGLITDLAEEAGLAAVFVYSAASIRQAFDDALEIARLTQLEASRGRASAPLADTLRAKHGINDLRGDSPAMETLRQSIVLYAKSQATVLIQGETGTGKELVAQAIHRENSRALAGNKPFVAVNCGAIAESLLESELFGYEEGAFTGSRRGGHAGLFEAAHRGTLFLDEIGEMPLALQTRLLRVLEEREVVRVGGTRPIAVEVRIISATHCDLEQRIREGRFRADLFYRLAVLRLTLAPLRQRPQDLIALAEWCLKKALAALGARPHPNLHAEIVACTPLLSAYAWPGNAREVRNLMERLALFLAAEPLQALSPAFIASIAPEFAQAAATPAVAATAADAAPQTAENIAQVLARFDGNRAAAARHLGISRTTLWRKIKGS